From one Anopheles cruzii chromosome 3, idAnoCruzAS_RS32_06, whole genome shotgun sequence genomic stretch:
- the LOC128274238 gene encoding uncharacterized protein LOC128274238: protein MGYFSKRNIFIYCCISACLSLLTYLVAFSCEISWILEARGDLPIPAYLLCAEFFILFISSAILIHGLSTGISWGLLSWSIIIGVLSIPELALVMYMTIQYWGLQSAHGLTELIGYLIRLIVNCLALLCVIPTALRWRQEKKVLSQLESLASRLQLTTPTPTTPFNTTNGMNSLRASKRSHQGPVASRRPSTGFDNPGYVPHENNSLDIVQQYTAYNNLYGSQSEFNASIFGLNPSQYIGPPPPPIVNECKKTQSLLDLRFIFPPKFLSTHATISEKKSKESTPTDELDSVLNNNLKNQIHNKLHELPENGTLRRQSVSGGREKEVNASIDQSGTVAVPGDGGPVSAVNDPIYYTIESTKNNKILGRNCVSLENLGNITFSESPLPVKKHDLPYHRYGPNLLKNYAMNPWNVLAYNPAYSAYPPAYYHYHMMNPYHLYQIHQQHGGNYPAVNGPVPTGGYFSAAGHPHPAMHGGAGGYGKTHSHLSSYGYGNNLYLNGATDSRQSLGNESDDFRKYRDVAL, encoded by the exons ATGGGATACTTTTCGAAGCGAAACATATTTATCTACTGCTGCATCTCGGCGTGCCTGTCATTG CTTACTTACCTGGTGGCGTTCTCTTGCGAAATCTCCTGGATACTGGAAGCCCGGGGTGACCTGCCCATACCGGCCTATCTGCTGTGCGCCGAGTTCTTCATTCTCTTCATATCGTCAGCAATTTTGATACATGGCCTGTCGACG GGCATTTCGTGGGGTCTGCTCAGCTGGTCGATAATTATCGGCGTTCTGTCCATACCGGAACTGGCATTAGTCATGTACATGACCATACAGTATTGG GGTCTACAGTCGGCGCACGGGCTAACGGAATTAATTGGATATTTAATACGTTTAATAGTCAACTGTCTAGCACTGCTGTGCGTTATTCCGACTGCTTTAAG ATGGCGACAGGAGAAGAAAGTATTATCGCAGCTAGAATCGCTGGCCTCGAGACTTCAGCTGACCAcaccgactccgacgacgCCGTTCAACACTACCAACGGTATGAACTCGTTGCGGGCGAGCAAGCGAAGCCACCAGGGGCCAGTGGCCAGCCGACGGCCGTCGACCGGCTTTGACAACCCGGGCTACGTGCCCCACGAGAACAACTCGCTGGACATCGTGCAGCAGTACACGGCCTATAACAATCTGTACGGCTCGCAGAGTGAATTCAACGCGAGCATCTTCGGCCTGAATCCATCACAGTACATCgggccaccgcctccgccgaTTGTGAACGAGTGCAAGAAGACCCAGTCCCTGCTTGATCTGCGTTTCATCTTTCCGCCCAAGTTCTTGTCCACGCATGCCACTATCAGCGAGAAGAAATCCAAAGAATCTACCCCAACGGACGAGCTCGACAGTGTGTTGAACAACAATCTGAAGAACCAAATTCACAACAAACTCCACGAGCTCCCGGAGAACGGAACTCTGCGCCGCCAATCCGTTTCTGGTGGGCGGGAGAAAGAAGTAAATGCGAGCATCGATCAGTCGGGGACGGTCGCAGTGCCCGGTGATGGTGGACCGGTCTCCGCTGTGAATGATCCGATCTACTACACAATTGAATCGACGAAGAATAACAAAATTCTTGGCCGAAACTGCGTCTCCTTGGAGAACCTGGGCAATATCACGTTTTCGGagtcgccgttgccggtgaaAAAGCATGATCTACCGTACCACCGATACGGGCCTAATCTGCTTAAGAACTACGCCATGAACCCTTGGAATGTGCTGGCATACAATCCGGCGTACAGTGCCTACCCACCGGCGTACTATCACTACCACATGATGAATCCGTACCATCTGTACCAGatacaccagcagcacggcgGCAACTATCCGGCTGTCAATGGTCCCGTTCCAACTGGAGGTTACTTTTCCGCGGCGGGTCATCCGCACCCGGCAATGCACGGTGGTGCGGGAGGATACGGGAAGACTCATTCTCATCTATCTAGTTACGGGTACGGCAACAACCTATATCTGAACGGAGCCACAGACAGCCGGCAGTCGCTCGGTAACGAGTCGGACGACTTTCGAAAGTACCGCGACGTGGCACTTTAG